A section of the Sandaracinaceae bacterium genome encodes:
- a CDS encoding IS3 family transposase, giving the protein DYIHFFYNLERRHSLLGYLSPVEFELKTQVAALAA; this is encoded by the coding sequence GCGATTACATCCATTTCTTCTACAATCTCGAGCGGCGCCACTCGCTGCTGGGTTACCTCAGCCCCGTCGAGTTCGAACTGAAGACCCAGGTCGCCGCGTTGGCGGCATAG